In one Saccharibacillus brassicae genomic region, the following are encoded:
- a CDS encoding DUF6612 family protein, with protein MRKWGTAALSVMMMAALAACSTNEEAANTAAPVAETTAPATTETPAAETAAPAETAAVPTAEELLNKAQAASKELKSYNMVADMDQTMTLNGEETASKTKLNTDMVVEPMSAYQEISTQTGDTTNEVKQYITKDAIYMGMNDEWTKLPEENREQIMAGLENTANLDSSFEQFKSVAQDMKVTEEGDDYVLTADLSGDKIKSMASEMMGANTDEQTAAALDQMDIEEMKLTYAVNKETSYPTKSIVDMTMSMTGAAGEGQEMDMQMHMIMNSTISKHNEIEAIEVPKEVIDGVK; from the coding sequence ATGAGAAAATGGGGAACGGCCGCACTGTCGGTCATGATGATGGCGGCGCTTGCCGCATGCAGCACCAATGAAGAAGCGGCCAATACGGCGGCACCGGTAGCGGAGACGACCGCGCCGGCGACGACCGAGACACCGGCAGCGGAGACCGCGGCACCTGCCGAGACGGCTGCCGTGCCGACGGCCGAAGAACTGCTGAACAAAGCCCAGGCCGCGAGCAAAGAACTGAAAAGTTACAATATGGTCGCGGACATGGACCAGACGATGACGCTGAACGGCGAAGAAACGGCTTCCAAAACGAAATTGAACACGGACATGGTCGTCGAGCCGATGAGCGCGTACCAGGAGATCTCGACGCAGACCGGCGATACGACCAATGAAGTGAAGCAGTATATTACCAAAGACGCCATCTACATGGGCATGAACGACGAATGGACGAAGCTGCCCGAAGAGAACCGCGAGCAGATCATGGCGGGCCTTGAGAACACGGCCAACCTCGACAGCTCGTTCGAACAGTTCAAATCGGTAGCCCAGGACATGAAAGTGACCGAAGAAGGCGACGATTACGTCCTGACGGCCGACCTGTCGGGCGACAAAATCAAATCGATGGCTTCGGAAATGATGGGCGCGAACACGGACGAACAAACGGCCGCCGCGCTGGATCAAATGGACATCGAAGAGATGAAGCTGACTTACGCCGTGAACAAAGAAACGTCGTACCCGACCAAATCGATCGTGGACATGACCATGTCGATGACCGGCGCGGCGGGCGAAGGTCAAGAAATGGATATGCAGATGCACATGATTATGAACAGCACGATTTCCAAGCATAACGAGATCGAGGCGATCGAAGTTCCCAAGGAAGTCATCGACGGCGTCAAGTAA
- a CDS encoding phosphotransferase, whose protein sequence is MAGTAGEAAQGVLEAVVRQYWPDYSGTPEAGAAGWNNTTRFVRHGGRKYVLRVYETHRDVDKIRFEHEVLMRLAGEELTFRTPVPRRTAGGETIVRLADGSGRYACVFEHIEGVTPGGDDRRPLRSFGEAAGELSGALARVRTELPPAYRPYYELEQAYPLCGERETAGFCARPPAELAGVGAELGRLAEEYAGLLRELGNLRKLPHQLVHGDLNASNLLVEAAAPQRIAALLDFEFCTYDVRAMDAAVILSGLPAAAEQAPSPESGPGGAEFAAYEAAENADPVLAFGAGFGRWVRLEPAEIAAIPLLMRLRKVDVFLHFLTRYLQGTDGPGVLAEQARALSRDLDRMVGEEAGLLRRLKRVWS, encoded by the coding sequence ATGGCGGGAACGGCAGGCGAAGCGGCGCAAGGGGTATTGGAGGCCGTCGTCCGGCAGTATTGGCCGGATTATTCCGGGACGCCCGAAGCCGGGGCGGCAGGGTGGAACAACACGACGCGGTTCGTGCGGCACGGCGGCCGCAAGTACGTGCTGCGGGTGTACGAGACGCACCGCGACGTCGACAAGATCCGGTTCGAGCACGAGGTGCTGATGCGGCTTGCGGGCGAGGAGCTGACGTTCCGGACGCCGGTGCCGCGAAGAACGGCAGGCGGGGAGACGATCGTTCGACTGGCAGACGGCAGCGGCCGTTACGCCTGTGTATTCGAGCATATCGAAGGCGTCACGCCCGGCGGAGACGATCGTCGGCCGCTGCGTTCTTTCGGCGAAGCGGCGGGCGAATTGTCCGGGGCGCTTGCGCGCGTGCGGACAGAGCTGCCGCCGGCGTACCGGCCTTATTACGAATTGGAACAGGCGTATCCGCTGTGCGGAGAGCGGGAGACGGCCGGATTTTGCGCGCGGCCTCCGGCGGAACTTGCCGGCGTCGGCGCGGAGCTTGGCCGGCTGGCGGAAGAGTACGCGGGGCTGCTGCGGGAGCTCGGGAATCTGCGGAAGCTGCCGCATCAGCTCGTGCACGGCGACCTGAACGCATCGAACCTGCTGGTCGAAGCGGCAGCGCCGCAGCGGATCGCAGCGCTGCTCGATTTCGAATTTTGCACGTACGACGTTCGGGCGATGGACGCGGCCGTCATCTTGTCGGGGCTGCCGGCGGCGGCCGAACAGGCGCCGAGCCCCGAAAGCGGGCCGGGAGGCGCGGAATTCGCCGCTTATGAGGCTGCGGAAAATGCCGATCCGGTGCTTGCGTTCGGAGCGGGGTTCGGTCGGTGGGTACGGCTTGAACCGGCCGAGATCGCAGCGATTCCGCTGCTGATGCGGCTGCGTAAAGTGGACGTGTTCCTGCATTTCCTGACCCGGTATCTTCAGGGGACGGACGGTCCGGGCGTGCTGGCGGAGCAGGCGCGCGCCCTGTCCCGCGATCTGGACCGCATGGTCGGCGAAGAAGCCGGGCTGCTGCGGCGATTGAAGCGGGTATGGAGCTAA
- a CDS encoding DUF2243 domain-containing protein, with product MTTFSNDAEANGRSASGSGHTRSLWSGILFGVGCVAFVDEAVFHQLLHWHHFYDKSTTSVGLVSDGLFHALSWFATVASLFMLADLRRKRSWFVARWWAGVLTGAGFFQLYDGIVQHKLMQLHQIRYGVDLTAYDWTWNIIAVILLVAGVVMIVRTRETSGRSGERTGRR from the coding sequence ATGACGACATTTTCGAACGATGCCGAAGCCAACGGACGGAGCGCTTCGGGCAGCGGACATACCCGCAGCTTGTGGTCGGGCATTTTGTTCGGGGTCGGCTGCGTCGCGTTCGTCGACGAAGCCGTGTTCCACCAACTGCTGCACTGGCATCATTTTTACGACAAATCGACGACTTCCGTCGGCCTAGTGTCGGACGGACTGTTTCATGCGCTCAGCTGGTTCGCCACGGTAGCTTCGCTGTTCATGCTGGCCGACCTGCGCCGCAAACGGTCGTGGTTCGTCGCCCGCTGGTGGGCAGGCGTGCTGACGGGCGCCGGATTTTTCCAGCTGTACGACGGCATCGTGCAGCATAAGCTGATGCAGCTGCATCAGATCCGTTACGGCGTCGATCTGACCGCGTACGATTGGACCTGGAATATCATCGCGGTTATCCTGCTGGTCGCGGGCGTCGTCATGATCGTCCGGACCCGCGAAACTTCGGGCCGTTCGGGCGAACGGACCGGGCGGCGCTGA
- a CDS encoding cytochrome c oxidase assembly protein: MLAYAAAAVLTGRRYKRWPAYRVALWCAGVLLSAAAVAGPLAGLAHGSFTFHMLGHLLLGMLGPLLLVLSAPMTLLLRTLPRAGARRLSALLRSRLAAVLTHPVTAAALNFGGLWLLYTTGLYTAMHHSAALHAAVHLHVFAAGYLFAASILPIDPAPHRTGFKLRTCVMIAAFASHGILGKYLYASPPAGVTVADAHTGAQLMYYGGDAVDLLLIVLFCSAWYKRSGRTIASASTVSRADFG, encoded by the coding sequence ATGCTCGCGTACGCGGCGGCGGCCGTGCTGACCGGCCGCCGGTACAAGCGCTGGCCGGCGTATCGCGTCGCGCTCTGGTGCGCGGGCGTGCTGCTGTCGGCAGCCGCCGTCGCCGGCCCGCTCGCCGGGCTTGCGCACGGCAGCTTCACGTTCCACATGCTCGGCCATCTGCTGCTCGGCATGCTCGGACCGCTGCTGCTCGTCTTGTCCGCTCCGATGACGCTGCTGCTGCGCACGCTGCCGCGAGCCGGGGCGCGGAGATTGTCCGCACTGCTGCGCAGCCGGTTGGCCGCCGTCTTGACGCATCCGGTCACGGCGGCCGCGCTAAACTTCGGCGGCTTGTGGCTGCTGTATACGACCGGCCTGTACACGGCCATGCACCATTCGGCGGCGCTGCATGCCGCCGTGCATCTGCATGTATTCGCGGCCGGCTACTTGTTCGCGGCGTCGATTCTGCCGATCGACCCGGCGCCGCACCGGACCGGCTTCAAGCTGCGCACATGCGTCATGATCGCCGCGTTTGCTTCGCACGGCATTCTCGGCAAATATCTGTACGCGTCGCCGCCGGCCGGCGTGACGGTCGCGGATGCGCATACGGGCGCGCAGCTGATGTATTACGGCGGCGACGCGGTCGACCTGCTGCTGATCGTCTTGTTCTGCTCCGCCTGGTACAAGCGCAGCGGACGCACGATCGCTTCGGCTTCGACCGTTTCCCGCGCCGATTTCGGCTGA
- a CDS encoding MarR family transcriptional regulator gives METSVYRHHAAPGELYGQILDFLHRYESHRQTEPSRLRAMIQDEETGSRVGNLTVVNAIQCIGRHEPINGTTIAEKIGLSRAGVTKIGTRLVSEGLVKRERMRHNRKEIYYRLTPEGREVFETHSRLLENEEERFRVFLGAYSGEQLAFVGEFLRHAGAEFERQPFTAGQAR, from the coding sequence ATGGAAACGAGCGTTTACCGCCATCACGCGGCACCGGGGGAATTATACGGGCAGATCCTAGACTTCCTGCACCGGTACGAAAGTCATAGACAAACGGAGCCTTCGCGGCTTCGGGCCATGATCCAGGACGAGGAGACCGGCAGCCGGGTCGGCAATCTCACCGTCGTCAACGCTATTCAATGCATCGGGCGGCACGAACCGATCAACGGCACGACGATTGCCGAGAAGATCGGCTTGTCCCGCGCGGGCGTAACCAAGATCGGCACGCGCCTCGTCAGCGAAGGATTGGTCAAGCGCGAACGGATGCGCCACAACCGCAAAGAAATTTATTATCGCCTCACCCCGGAAGGCCGCGAAGTGTTCGAGACGCACAGCCGCCTGCTGGAGAACGAAGAAGAACGGTTCCGCGTCTTCCTCGGCGCCTACAGCGGCGAGCAGTTGGCTTTCGTCGGCGAATTTCTGCGGCATGCCGGCGCCGAATTCGAACGCCAGCCGTTCACGGCCGGTCAGGCGCGTTAA
- a CDS encoding diguanylate cyclase — protein sequence MQTIDHFNILETFSEYGRRAVYRAVNRETGETVILKVLRGGSADSQEVFRFKREYRLLERLSAEVEGVIRPLRLEERGGLLLLEQEDVGGLSLDRIWAESPPDPASFLRAMAGFIDILGEVHTRGVLHKDVKPANLIWNRDTDTLRLIDFGLSAETTPGEPAPPQAEHPEGSLSYMSPEQTGRLNRGPDARSDYYAFGVTLYELATGTKPYPEEEAPEYLYSLMAKTPVAPHEVAPEAVSGSLSGIIMKLLAKSPEDRYQSAYGIKADLLRCLAGEETFEPGASDRTERFELPSGLYGRQSELRLAESALGAAVGAPPRLVLVAGEAGAGKTAFVRELRPAVARHNGRFAEGKCDPYNRSVPHAAVVEAFRGLIVRMGEELGDAQPQHSETARSLRRELAGSGSLVLRLIPELADWIGPQPELPALGPAEDTNRFFMTFAAFARGLLDGGRPLLLFLDDMHRADAAEIQLVERLLLDPELRGLCVVCAYRSDEAEAGHPLRQAQQRIGALRGVTELELGALTVEALEEIVADALHADRERIAPLAESIRQHTRGNALFAREMLRELHRDKRLVYEPLQGRWNWEAQAIAAFPVRGSVLSLLMERLRHLSPDTLGVLALGAVLGSGFDRDRLIDLGESEAGVIDRALAQALAEELIVRDRAGESFGRSAGRPGTAGLRPAAGAGPEAQRFRFRHDRIQQAAYELRTPDEIGRLHLRIGRALLGRQGRHGRIAPIGADERLETAAHLNAGRAWIESEAELGRLIRLNVEAAAAAKASYGYDTALALAGTALELLGERRWETEPDLARDVLALYAECGYLCRRIEAADAACAELAAQARDSLERAKLYEMQAGYYFYLGLMKESIEAGRSGLARLGIRLPEKAGMPAVLSELAGVKLKLASTSVRKLEQGPEMSDPRVKLAMRLLIGMFPPAFISGEQPLFGLIVLKKAGLTLKYGIAPESTLAFTGYALLLSGMGDIRGAYEFGSLALRINERFDDLQSRSAAQVLFALFARVWKEPWRQLPDAFAEAVQSGQRSGNLLYLAHACYYVNLWNPDLDLSGQIEQSGRYIALIENTGHREALATARLARQQWRGLAGLLDDPLSFNGPDFSESAYLEQLEQANYQSGIAIYHVYKMKQLFTGGHYGEAADALERAEAFIGALAGSAFMEEFALYAFLICAYAPPSADASVRRRRHNRMRREFRRFRVWHKHNPGNFAWHVRLLAAERARLNGRTSEAFARYDLASGEAERSAPVRYKALSFELSAAFRLERGQSEYGTYLRGKAVYYYAVWGAESKVRQLNESRLAAGVSRTLDRTRPGSLGASSDSLDLDALLLASQAISREIELDHLLQALMEIVIKNAGAQRGCIVLRQSPMMVEGRYLPDQDRISVTVHGETLYDRLPEKLLKSVEDSGRTVILDDASTEARLADDVYIRQNRPRSLVCMPLINQNKTVAVIYLENNLVTGAFTQERMKIINLLSRDMVFSLENASLYEELEQSEAKYRELVDNMQDGIFMIQGGCFVYVNHALAEMVGCRTDEMIGARYDAFIHPRDVERVAGYYENRIDGREAPEEYESALLHRDGFRVIMAINKVVGVSYRGQPAVQGTVKDITARKKAEQELKRHKDHLEEIVAERTEALERNNEELNRSLNLIERLSVTDELTGLFNRRHFNSVFAGSIARANNQRTPLAYLMLDIDHYKLYNDTYGHYEGDRVLKRLGDAIRELSAKQGGHSFAFRLGGEEFGILLPGMQQEDAFAYAEKLRLAVTELNIEHAKNPQEGIVTASIGAVWMRGPGLGEEEAYKMADEALYRSKHGGRNRVTPAVQDGSSA from the coding sequence ATGCAAACAATCGATCATTTCAACATACTAGAGACCTTTTCCGAATATGGCCGCCGGGCGGTCTATCGCGCCGTAAACCGCGAGACCGGCGAGACGGTCATTTTGAAGGTGCTGCGGGGCGGCTCGGCCGATTCGCAGGAAGTGTTCCGCTTCAAGCGGGAATACCGGCTGCTTGAGCGGCTGAGCGCCGAAGTGGAAGGCGTCATTCGTCCGCTGCGTCTGGAAGAGCGCGGCGGGCTGCTGCTGCTGGAGCAGGAAGACGTCGGCGGCTTGTCGCTGGACCGGATTTGGGCCGAAAGCCCGCCCGATCCGGCTTCTTTTCTGCGCGCGATGGCGGGCTTTATCGATATTTTGGGCGAAGTGCATACGCGGGGCGTCCTGCACAAAGACGTCAAGCCGGCCAACCTGATCTGGAACCGGGATACGGATACGCTCCGGCTGATCGATTTCGGCCTGTCGGCCGAGACGACGCCGGGCGAACCGGCTCCGCCGCAGGCCGAACACCCGGAAGGCAGTTTGTCGTATATGTCGCCGGAACAGACGGGCCGGCTGAATCGCGGCCCCGACGCCCGCAGCGATTATTACGCTTTCGGCGTCACGCTGTACGAACTGGCGACCGGAACGAAGCCGTATCCGGAAGAAGAAGCGCCGGAGTATCTGTATTCGCTTATGGCGAAGACGCCCGTCGCGCCGCATGAGGTCGCGCCGGAGGCCGTATCCGGGTCGCTGTCCGGCATCATCATGAAGCTGCTGGCCAAATCGCCGGAAGACCGCTATCAGAGCGCTTACGGCATCAAGGCGGACCTGCTGCGCTGCCTGGCGGGCGAAGAGACATTCGAGCCGGGCGCAAGCGACCGGACAGAGCGCTTCGAGCTGCCGAGCGGTCTGTACGGCAGGCAGAGCGAGCTTCGTCTGGCGGAATCGGCGCTCGGCGCCGCTGTCGGCGCGCCGCCGAGGCTCGTGCTGGTCGCGGGCGAAGCGGGCGCGGGCAAAACGGCGTTCGTGCGCGAGCTGCGGCCCGCCGTCGCCCGCCATAACGGGCGGTTTGCCGAAGGCAAATGCGATCCGTACAACCGCAGCGTTCCGCATGCCGCCGTCGTCGAGGCGTTCCGCGGGCTGATCGTGCGGATGGGCGAAGAACTGGGCGATGCGCAGCCGCAGCATTCGGAGACGGCGCGCAGCCTGCGCCGCGAGCTGGCCGGAAGCGGCTCGCTCGTGCTGCGCCTGATTCCCGAACTTGCGGACTGGATCGGTCCCCAGCCGGAGCTGCCCGCGCTTGGCCCGGCGGAAGACACGAACCGGTTCTTCATGACGTTCGCCGCGTTCGCGCGCGGCCTGCTGGACGGCGGACGTCCGCTGCTGCTGTTCCTCGACGATATGCACCGGGCGGATGCCGCGGAGATCCAGCTCGTCGAGCGGCTGCTGCTCGATCCCGAGCTGCGCGGACTGTGCGTCGTCTGCGCCTACCGTTCGGACGAAGCCGAAGCCGGCCATCCGCTGCGGCAGGCGCAGCAGCGGATCGGCGCCCTGCGCGGCGTGACCGAACTTGAACTGGGCGCGCTGACCGTAGAGGCGCTGGAAGAGATCGTCGCCGACGCGCTGCACGCCGACCGCGAGCGGATCGCTCCGCTGGCCGAGTCGATTCGGCAGCATACGCGCGGCAACGCCCTGTTCGCGCGGGAGATGCTGCGCGAGCTGCATCGGGACAAGCGGCTCGTCTACGAGCCGCTGCAGGGCCGATGGAACTGGGAAGCGCAGGCAATCGCCGCGTTTCCGGTCAGAGGCAGCGTGCTGAGCCTGCTGATGGAGCGGCTGCGCCATCTGTCGCCGGACACGCTCGGCGTGCTTGCGCTCGGCGCGGTGCTGGGGTCGGGCTTCGACCGCGATCGCCTGATCGACCTCGGCGAGAGCGAAGCCGGGGTCATCGACCGCGCGCTGGCGCAAGCGCTGGCCGAAGAACTGATCGTGCGCGATCGCGCAGGCGAATCGTTCGGGCGCAGCGCCGGACGGCCGGGCACGGCGGGGCTTCGCCCGGCCGCCGGGGCCGGGCCGGAGGCGCAGCGGTTCCGCTTCCGGCACGACCGGATCCAGCAGGCGGCGTACGAACTGCGAACGCCGGACGAGATCGGCCGCCTGCATCTGCGGATCGGGCGCGCCCTGCTCGGCCGGCAAGGCCGGCATGGGCGAATCGCGCCGATCGGTGCGGACGAGCGGCTGGAGACAGCCGCCCATTTGAACGCGGGCCGCGCCTGGATCGAGTCGGAAGCCGAACTCGGCCGGTTGATCCGCCTGAACGTCGAAGCCGCGGCGGCGGCCAAAGCGTCTTACGGCTACGATACCGCGTTGGCTCTGGCGGGCACCGCGCTCGAACTGCTGGGCGAACGCCGCTGGGAGACGGAGCCCGATCTTGCCCGGGACGTGCTCGCGCTCTACGCCGAATGCGGCTATCTGTGCCGCCGGATCGAAGCAGCGGATGCCGCCTGCGCCGAACTGGCCGCGCAGGCCCGCGATTCGCTCGAACGGGCGAAGCTGTACGAGATGCAGGCCGGCTATTATTTCTACCTCGGTCTAATGAAGGAATCGATCGAGGCGGGACGCAGCGGCCTGGCGCGGCTCGGTATCCGGCTCCCGGAAAAAGCCGGCATGCCGGCGGTGCTGTCGGAACTTGCCGGCGTCAAGCTGAAGCTTGCCTCCACTTCCGTCCGCAAGCTGGAACAAGGGCCCGAGATGAGCGATCCGCGCGTCAAATTGGCGATGCGGCTGCTCATCGGCATGTTTCCGCCGGCGTTTATCTCCGGCGAGCAGCCGCTGTTCGGGCTGATCGTGCTGAAGAAAGCGGGATTGACGCTCAAATACGGCATCGCGCCGGAATCGACGCTTGCTTTTACCGGCTACGCGCTGCTGCTGTCGGGCATGGGCGATATTCGCGGAGCGTACGAGTTCGGCAGTCTCGCGCTGCGGATCAACGAGCGCTTCGACGATCTTCAGTCGCGCAGCGCGGCACAGGTGCTGTTCGCGCTGTTCGCCCGCGTCTGGAAAGAGCCGTGGCGGCAGCTGCCGGACGCGTTCGCCGAAGCGGTGCAATCCGGGCAGCGCTCGGGCAATCTGCTTTATTTGGCGCATGCGTGTTATTACGTCAACTTGTGGAATCCCGATCTCGACCTGAGCGGCCAGATCGAGCAGAGCGGCCGGTATATCGCCCTGATCGAAAACACGGGGCACCGGGAAGCGCTGGCGACGGCGCGGCTGGCACGGCAGCAGTGGCGCGGCTTGGCCGGCCTGCTCGACGATCCGCTGTCGTTCAATGGACCGGACTTTAGCGAGAGCGCTTATCTGGAGCAGCTGGAGCAGGCGAATTACCAGTCGGGCATCGCCATTTACCATGTGTACAAAATGAAGCAGCTGTTCACCGGCGGGCATTACGGCGAAGCGGCCGACGCTCTGGAGCGGGCCGAAGCCTTCATCGGAGCTTTGGCGGGTTCGGCTTTTATGGAAGAGTTTGCGCTGTACGCGTTCTTGATCTGCGCCTACGCGCCGCCTTCCGCGGACGCTTCCGTACGCCGGCGCAGGCACAATCGGATGCGGCGGGAATTCCGGCGTTTCCGGGTCTGGCACAAGCACAATCCGGGCAATTTCGCCTGGCATGTCCGGCTGCTCGCGGCGGAGCGGGCGCGCCTGAACGGGCGGACCTCCGAAGCGTTCGCGCGGTATGATCTCGCGTCCGGCGAAGCCGAGCGCAGCGCCCCGGTGCGCTACAAAGCGCTCAGCTTCGAATTGTCCGCCGCGTTCCGTCTGGAACGGGGGCAGAGCGAATACGGAACGTATTTGCGGGGCAAAGCGGTCTATTATTACGCCGTCTGGGGAGCGGAGAGCAAAGTGCGGCAGTTGAACGAATCCCGCTTGGCGGCCGGCGTCTCCCGAACCCTTGACCGGACGCGTCCCGGCAGCCTGGGCGCTTCGTCGGACAGTCTCGACCTCGACGCGCTGCTGCTCGCTTCGCAGGCGATCTCGCGCGAGATCGAGCTGGACCACCTGCTTCAGGCACTGATGGAAATCGTGATCAAAAACGCGGGTGCGCAGCGGGGCTGCATCGTGCTGCGCCAGAGTCCGATGATGGTCGAAGGACGCTACCTGCCGGACCAGGACCGGATTTCGGTGACGGTGCACGGAGAGACGCTGTACGACCGGCTGCCGGAAAAGCTGCTCAAATCGGTCGAAGACAGCGGCAGAACGGTCATTTTGGACGATGCCAGCACGGAAGCCAGGCTCGCGGACGATGTGTATATTCGCCAGAACCGGCCGCGTTCGCTCGTCTGCATGCCGCTGATCAATCAGAACAAGACGGTAGCCGTCATTTATTTGGAGAACAATCTGGTCACGGGCGCTTTTACCCAGGAACGGATGAAGATCATCAACCTGCTGTCGCGGGACATGGTCTTTTCGCTCGAAAATGCCAGCTTATATGAAGAACTCGAACAATCCGAAGCCAAATACCGGGAATTGGTAGACAATATGCAGGACGGCATCTTCATGATCCAGGGCGGCTGCTTCGTGTACGTCAATCACGCGCTGGCCGAGATGGTCGGCTGCCGGACGGACGAGATGATCGGCGCCCGTTACGACGCTTTTATCCATCCAAGAGACGTCGAGCGGGTAGCCGGCTATTACGAGAACCGCATCGACGGGCGGGAAGCGCCGGAAGAATACGAATCGGCCCTGCTGCACCGCGACGGATTCCGGGTCATTATGGCGATCAACAAAGTCGTCGGCGTCTCGTACCGGGGACAGCCCGCGGTGCAGGGAACGGTCAAAGACATTACCGCGCGCAAAAAAGCCGAGCAGGAACTCAAGCGCCACAAAGACCATCTCGAAGAGATCGTGGCCGAACGGACAGAAGCGCTTGAGCGCAACAACGAAGAACTGAACCGTTCGCTCAATCTGATCGAGCGGTTGTCGGTGACCGACGAGCTGACCGGGCTGTTCAACCGGCGCCATTTCAACAGCGTGTTTGCCGGCAGCATCGCCCGCGCGAACAACCAGCGTACCCCGCTCGCGTATCTCATGCTCGATATCGATCATTACAAATTGTACAACGACACGTACGGGCATTACGAAGGCGACCGGGTGTTGAAGCGGCTCGGCGACGCCATCCGCGAACTTTCGGCGAAACAGGGCGGTCACAGCTTCGCGTTCCGCCTCGGCGGCGAAGAGTTCGGCATCCTGCTGCCCGGCATGCAGCAGGAAGACGCGTTCGCGTATGCGGAGAAGCTGCGCCTCGCCGTCACGGAGCTGAACATCGAACACGCCAAAAATCCGCAGGAAGGCATCGTGACCGCGTCGATCGGCGCCGTCTGGATGCGCGGACCGGGACTGGGCGAGGAAGAAGCGTACAAAATGGCCGACGAAGCGCTGTACCGGTCCAAGCACGGCGGCCGCAACCGGGTAACGCCGGCGGTCCAGGACGGATCTTCCGCCTAG
- a CDS encoding DUF4241 domain-containing protein — MSKLLQDLLEPTGGALRPQPLEPVKIVSGRVVACDPLTSRVEPFVYEVAPGTYPVYAWHSEQEGAIAGAEMRLSDTKPVRWELAVRPGQDAASLGEDEIFGYPVDAGLGSFADEDAIRAVEMLDLRLQEELGDEYISLYDNLVEDVLDEHDGVWGNLAADEENGLNVILFTSGYGDGVYASYWGLDEQDNVVSLLTDFQVLKEDREA; from the coding sequence ATGTCGAAATTGCTGCAAGATTTGCTGGAACCTACGGGCGGGGCGCTGCGTCCGCAGCCGCTGGAACCGGTCAAGATCGTGTCGGGCCGCGTTGTAGCCTGCGATCCGCTCACTTCGCGCGTCGAACCGTTCGTGTACGAAGTCGCGCCGGGCACTTATCCCGTCTACGCATGGCACAGCGAGCAGGAAGGCGCGATTGCGGGCGCGGAGATGCGCCTGTCCGATACGAAGCCGGTGCGCTGGGAACTCGCGGTGCGTCCGGGCCAGGATGCGGCTTCGCTCGGCGAAGACGAAATCTTCGGCTATCCGGTCGATGCCGGACTGGGCAGTTTTGCCGACGAAGACGCGATCCGGGCGGTCGAGATGCTCGATCTTCGGCTGCAGGAAGAACTCGGCGACGAATACATCAGCCTGTACGACAACCTCGTTGAAGACGTGCTGGACGAACACGACGGCGTCTGGGGCAATCTCGCCGCAGACGAAGAGAACGGGCTGAACGTCATCTTGTTCACTTCCGGGTACGGCGACGGCGTGTACGCTTCTTATTGGGGCCTGGACGAGCAGGACAACGTCGTCTCGCTGCTGACGGACTTCCAGGTGCTGAAGGAAGACCGCGAAGCGTAA
- a CDS encoding SDR family oxidoreductase, with amino-acid sequence MAIFSNKKTIFITGAGSGLGKGTAIGLARAGHKVIATVETISQVPEFREYAKSEGLDILVFKLDVNNPLDRAQVEEHDFDIFVNNAAIGHTGPFAEVPVDNVRQVFETNFFSSIELAQIAARKFVAKKKGKIVFTSSIAGLSVNPFLGPYCASKHALEALAQALQQELENYGVQVATINPGPYKTGFNDMMFEEKEKWYDEKTNFTKRSDLAKGEQMLAQQFDPQDMIDKMVEIIPQDKHAFRTVWPEASEQQVKEYQAKLWEQKI; translated from the coding sequence ATGGCTATTTTTTCGAACAAAAAAACGATCTTTATTACCGGTGCCGGCAGCGGGCTCGGCAAAGGGACAGCTATCGGGCTGGCGCGGGCGGGACACAAAGTCATCGCGACCGTCGAGACGATCTCGCAGGTGCCGGAATTCCGCGAATACGCCAAGTCGGAAGGGTTGGACATCCTCGTGTTCAAGCTGGACGTGAACAATCCGCTTGACCGCGCGCAGGTGGAAGAACACGACTTCGATATCTTCGTCAACAATGCCGCGATCGGCCATACCGGTCCATTCGCCGAAGTGCCGGTGGACAACGTACGGCAGGTGTTCGAGACGAACTTCTTCAGCTCGATCGAGCTGGCCCAGATCGCCGCGCGCAAATTCGTGGCCAAGAAAAAAGGCAAAATCGTCTTCACCAGTTCGATCGCGGGTCTGAGCGTCAATCCGTTTCTCGGCCCTTACTGCGCGTCCAAGCATGCGCTTGAAGCGTTGGCGCAGGCGCTCCAGCAGGAACTCGAAAATTACGGCGTGCAGGTCGCGACGATCAATCCGGGACCGTACAAGACCGGGTTCAACGACATGATGTTCGAGGAAAAAGAAAAATGGTACGACGAAAAAACGAACTTCACCAAACGTTCCGACCTGGCCAAAGGCGAGCAGATGCTGGCGCAGCAGTTTGATCCGCAGGACATGATCGACAAGATGGTCGAGATCATCCCGCAGGACAAGCACGCGTTCCGCACCGTCTGGCCGGAAGCGTCCGAACAGCAGGTCAAAGAGTACCAGGCCAAGCTGTGGGAACAGAAGATTTAA